A part of Spodoptera frugiperda isolate SF20-4 chromosome 25, AGI-APGP_CSIRO_Sfru_2.0, whole genome shotgun sequence genomic DNA contains:
- the LOC126912416 gene encoding uncharacterized protein LOC126912416 has protein sequence MSIGKIKEFDMRSGLWTSYMDRLEMYFKVNKVTDEMKLPTMIASMGDEAYELLVNLASPNKPSELSFVQAGDLMQQHLQPPPSSLAERYRFRQKRQGATEDVATYVAELKKLSRNCKFNTNLNENLRDQFICGLRSDVIRQRLFAENDTINFAEAVKLACSLEAAERDAAVVEGKGASEARSTCSVHALEKCAGRVGQGRGRRVGGAGPVAPTARGRTRPVNVRMTGSAGSVNAGCAACGAANHDFDRCRYRNFVCSKCQNVGHLRRVCPEWKGRRSQGNNDGQEKAIRRGFHFGDLDYGTSDEEGVIEDLNLMALNNYKAV, from the exons ATGTCGATTGGTAAAATCAAAGAGTTCGACATGCGGTCGGGGTTATGGACGTCTTATATGGACAGACTTGAGATGTACTTTAAGGTGAACAAGGTCACGGACGAAATGAAGTTACCGACGATGATTGCTAGTATGGGGGATGAAGCTTACGAGTTGCTGGTTAATCTCGCTAGTCCAAACAAGCCTTCGGAATTATCTTTCGTACAAGCTGGTGATTTGATGCAACAACACTTACAACCGCCGCCATCTTCGTTAGCGGAAAGATACCGATTTCGACAGAAACGGCAAGGTGCTACGGAGGATGTGGCCACATACGTAGCGGAACTGAAGAAATTGTCGCGGAATTGTAAGTTCAACACCAATTTGAACGAAAACTTACGCGACCAATTTATCTGCGGGCTGCGCAGTGACGTCATTCGGCAGCGGTTATTTGCTGAAAATGACACCATAAATTTTGCGGAGGCGGTCAAGTTGGCGTGTTCGTTAGAAGCAGCGGAGAGGGACGCAGCTGTGGTTGAGGGGAAAGGAGCATCAGAGGCGAGGAGTACGTGCTCGGTCCATGCGCTAGAAAAGTGCGCGGGGCGTGTCGGACAAGGACGCGGGCGCAGAGTTGGCGGAGCGGGACCGGTAGCACCGACAGCTAGAGGCCGCACGCGGCCGGTCAATGTCAGGATGACGGGCTCAGCCGGGTCGGTGAACGCAGGCTGCGCAGCATGCGGGGCGGCGAATCACGATTTTGACAGGTGCCGCTATCGGAACTTTGTGTGCAGCAAATGTCAAAATGTGGGTCACTTGCGGCGGGTGTGTCCTGAGTGGAAAGGTCGAAGGTCGCAGGGAAACAATGACGGTCAAGAAAAAGCGATTAGGCGCGGATTTCATTTCGGAGATCTCGACTACGGGACCAGTGATGAAGAAGGGGTTATCGAAGATCTAAATCTCAtggcattaaataattataaggcG GTATAA